A genome region from Arthrobacter agilis includes the following:
- a CDS encoding hotdog fold thioesterase has product MTDNRTRTDTPSSPSGDRLAELVAAGVPAEMHGWLGRYGVGALTVKMGIVFSEMSAERMVATMPVEGNQQVAGILHGGAHVVLAETLGSFAAGLHAGPGRQAVGIEVGATHHRSADSGLVTGTATAIHLGRTLTTHEVVMTDDQGRRLSTARITNMIRDVRS; this is encoded by the coding sequence ATGACAGACAACCGCACCCGGACCGACACCCCCTCCAGCCCCTCCGGGGACCGGCTCGCCGAACTGGTCGCCGCCGGGGTCCCCGCCGAGATGCACGGCTGGCTGGGCCGCTACGGGGTGGGCGCCCTGACCGTCAAGATGGGCATCGTCTTCTCCGAGATGAGCGCCGAGCGGATGGTCGCGACCATGCCCGTCGAGGGCAACCAGCAGGTCGCCGGGATCCTCCACGGCGGGGCGCACGTGGTGCTGGCCGAGACCCTCGGCTCGTTCGCGGCGGGGCTGCACGCGGGGCCCGGCCGGCAGGCGGTCGGGATCGAGGTGGGCGCCACCCACCACCGCAGCGCGGACTCCGGCCTGGTGACCGGCACGGCGACGGCGATCCACCTCGGGCGGACCCTGACCACCCATGAAGTGGTGATGACGGACGACCAGGGCCGCCGGCTCTCGACCGCGCGGATCACGAACATGATCCGTGACGTCCGCAGCTGA
- a CDS encoding GNAT family N-acetyltransferase yields the protein MSHYTPDLQTEIFTPAADEDASTAGRFAKWLDAEGIGFHDGTADPEDLPHYLAAFRADRRVLWGVHDTAQPAEALGADHPVATYGTMVHPLNVGGAQLDAHQITAVTVRTSHRRNGILRSMMMRDLREAKHRGLPLAILTASEATIYGRFGFGCATFTQSIEVDVRERFEVTAPATGTTTLVAREHAVGLAERIFEGFQASTFGSVGRQHAYPRRAAGEWGRERPVEDRAVRMAVHYDGAGEPAGYVSYRFAGWETTPYTMKIVDLVASTPSAYLELWRYLGSLDLVERITWDGARRDDALPWALRDRRCYQVKGTEDVLWVRLLDVQEALGKRSYRGSGRIVLEVLDDHGLADGSYILTVVDGAAQVAPVEAAAAPDATLTVNALGSLYLGGVQASTLAAAGGLTAHADDAVTLLDSLFGRPQEPYCITHF from the coding sequence GTGAGCCACTACACGCCCGACCTGCAGACCGAGATCTTCACCCCCGCCGCCGACGAGGACGCCTCGACGGCCGGCCGCTTCGCCAAGTGGCTCGACGCCGAGGGGATCGGCTTCCACGACGGGACGGCCGATCCCGAGGACCTCCCGCACTACCTGGCTGCCTTCCGCGCGGACCGGCGCGTGCTGTGGGGTGTCCACGACACGGCGCAGCCGGCCGAAGCGCTCGGCGCTGACCACCCCGTCGCCACCTACGGCACCATGGTCCACCCGCTCAACGTGGGTGGCGCACAACTCGACGCGCACCAAATCACAGCGGTCACTGTCCGCACGAGCCACCGGCGCAACGGCATCCTCCGCTCGATGATGATGCGGGACCTGCGCGAGGCGAAGCACCGCGGACTGCCGCTGGCGATCCTGACGGCCTCCGAGGCCACGATCTACGGGCGCTTCGGTTTCGGCTGCGCGACGTTCACGCAGAGCATCGAGGTCGACGTCCGGGAACGCTTCGAGGTCACGGCGCCGGCAACGGGGACGACGACGCTCGTGGCCCGGGAGCACGCCGTGGGGCTCGCCGAACGGATCTTCGAGGGCTTCCAGGCCTCGACGTTCGGCTCCGTGGGCCGGCAGCACGCCTATCCCCGCCGCGCGGCGGGCGAGTGGGGCCGCGAACGCCCCGTCGAGGACCGGGCGGTGCGGATGGCCGTCCACTACGACGGCGCGGGCGAGCCCGCCGGCTACGTGAGCTACCGCTTCGCCGGGTGGGAGACCACCCCGTACACCATGAAGATCGTCGACCTCGTGGCCTCCACGCCGTCCGCCTACCTCGAACTGTGGCGCTACCTCGGGTCCCTCGACCTGGTGGAGCGCATCACCTGGGACGGCGCGCGGCGCGACGACGCCCTGCCCTGGGCCCTCCGGGACCGTCGATGCTACCAGGTCAAGGGCACCGAGGACGTGCTGTGGGTCCGGCTGCTCGACGTGCAGGAGGCGCTCGGGAAGCGCTCGTACCGCGGTAGCGGCCGGATCGTGCTGGAAGTGCTGGACGACCACGGCCTCGCGGACGGCTCCTACATCCTGACCGTCGTCGACGGCGCGGCGCAGGTCGCACCGGTCGAAGCGGCGGCCGCACCGGACGCGACGCTGACGGTCAACGCCCTCGGGTCCCTGTACCTCGGGGGAGTCCAGGCCTCCACGCTCGCCGCGGCCGGCGGCCTGACCGCCCACGCCGACGACGCCGTGACCCTGCTCGACTCCCTCTTCGGCCGCCCCCAGGAGCCCTACTGCATCACCCACTTCTAG
- the coaE gene encoding dephospho-CoA kinase, with amino-acid sequence MLRVGLTGGIAAGKSVVSGRLAERGAVIVDADLLAREAVAPGSPGLDEIVSTFGPSVVGPDDALDRPALGALVFADATARERLNAIVHPRVRSLAAALVDGAAEDAVVVEDIPLLVETGQAGRFHLVVVVDAPDALRIDRMVRRRGMDPDDAGRRIAAQASRTERLRAADAVLPNDRDLDDLLAATDALWDGRILPFRDNLAAGRPAPEQIGPAAAGLAGTSGLAGRIRAKLASVLPPGATVEPEGEAEGASGASGASGASGASGASGGDDGDDGRAAARVLVAPGADPGAVSAAVTAAGFPRDPGAELRRGRSAGGPWAVHRPADPAVDATVTVAFLPPSA; translated from the coding sequence ATGCTGCGTGTAGGACTCACAGGAGGCATCGCCGCGGGGAAGTCGGTGGTGTCCGGCCGCCTCGCCGAGCGGGGTGCCGTCATCGTCGACGCCGATCTCCTGGCGCGGGAGGCCGTCGCCCCCGGGTCGCCCGGACTCGACGAGATCGTGTCCACCTTCGGCCCGTCCGTCGTAGGGCCGGACGATGCCCTCGACCGTCCCGCGCTCGGCGCCCTGGTCTTCGCCGACGCCACGGCACGGGAACGCCTGAACGCGATCGTGCATCCGCGGGTGCGGTCCCTCGCCGCCGCACTCGTCGACGGGGCGGCGGAGGACGCCGTCGTCGTCGAGGACATCCCGCTGCTCGTGGAGACCGGACAGGCGGGACGCTTCCACCTCGTCGTCGTCGTCGACGCACCGGATGCCCTGCGCATCGACCGGATGGTCCGCCGGCGCGGCATGGACCCCGACGACGCCGGCCGGCGGATCGCGGCGCAGGCCTCGCGTACCGAGCGGCTTCGCGCGGCGGACGCCGTCCTGCCCAACGACCGCGACCTCGACGATCTCCTGGCCGCGACGGACGCGCTGTGGGACGGAAGGATCCTCCCGTTCCGGGACAACCTCGCGGCCGGCAGACCGGCCCCGGAACAGATCGGCCCGGCCGCCGCGGGGCTCGCCGGGACGAGCGGACTGGCCGGACGCATCCGCGCGAAGCTCGCCTCCGTCCTCCCGCCCGGTGCGACGGTGGAGCCGGAGGGCGAGGCAGAGGGTGCGTCGGGTGCGTCGGGTGCGTCGGGTGCGTCGGGTGCGTCGGGTGCGTCGGGTGGGGACGACGGGGACGACGGGCGTGCGGCCGCGCGGGTACTGGTCGCCCCGGGCGCCGACCCGGGGGCAGTCTCCGCGGCCGTCACGGCGGCGGGCTTTCCGCGGGATCCGGGTGCGGAGCTCCGCCGGGGCCGCTCCGCAGGAGGTCCGTGGGCCGTGCACCGTCCGGCCGATCCGGCGGTCGATGCCACGGTGACCGTGGCCTTCCTCCCGCCGTCCGCGTAG
- a CDS encoding RecQ family ATP-dependent DNA helicase — protein MTITLHDLQSTAADTFGWEDLRPGQERAMEAVLEGRSILCVMPTGSGKSAIYQVPALALPGVAVVISPLIALQHDQAESINENAGPTRAHVINSAMKKSEVDAAWEAAASSDESTRAKFLFLAPEQIARDDVAARLRSLDVSLVVVDEAHCVASWGHDFRPDYLQLGHFLRDLRVPVVALTATASHPVQTEIVERLHLEEPVVIVEGFDRPNLSLDVVHHVEAGDKERAVRDQVLALEGPGLVYVATKKSANTLAAELQERGARADVYHAGRVKKERQAVHEGFLDGSIDVVVATAAFGMGIDKPDVRFVLHADISDSLDSYYQEIGRGGRDGLPAKAVLHYRPEDLSLRRFFAAKSVNRTQLRDLFALLASQGKPVKAKKLKELSGLSPRKLAGLLNLLEAAGAVDDGVKGYRAGRMPAAEAVQAAVEQAENRERIDRSRVEMARRYAETKGCRRQFLLSYFGEELPEPCGNCDACARQESTGGSPGPSAQAPSEVDQPFGVDTAVEHPDWGRGTVMGYEEGIITVLFDTVGYKTLSTELVEEKELLTAVPSAG, from the coding sequence GTGACGATCACCCTGCACGACCTGCAATCGACGGCCGCCGACACGTTCGGCTGGGAGGATCTGCGCCCGGGCCAGGAGCGCGCCATGGAAGCGGTGCTGGAGGGCCGGAGCATCCTCTGCGTGATGCCGACCGGGTCCGGGAAGTCCGCGATCTACCAGGTGCCCGCCCTGGCGCTGCCCGGTGTCGCCGTCGTCATCTCGCCGCTGATCGCGCTGCAGCACGACCAGGCGGAGTCGATCAACGAGAACGCCGGCCCCACTCGCGCGCACGTGATCAACTCCGCGATGAAGAAGAGCGAAGTCGACGCCGCGTGGGAGGCGGCCGCCAGCAGCGACGAGTCGACGCGTGCCAAGTTCCTCTTCCTCGCACCGGAGCAGATCGCCCGCGACGACGTCGCCGCCCGCCTGCGATCGCTCGACGTCTCGCTGGTGGTCGTCGACGAGGCGCACTGCGTCGCGTCGTGGGGCCATGATTTCCGGCCCGACTACCTGCAGCTCGGCCATTTCCTCCGGGACCTCCGGGTGCCGGTGGTCGCCCTCACCGCGACGGCGTCCCACCCCGTCCAGACGGAGATCGTCGAGAGGCTCCATCTCGAGGAGCCCGTGGTGATCGTGGAGGGCTTCGATCGCCCCAACCTGTCCCTCGACGTCGTCCATCACGTGGAGGCCGGCGACAAGGAGCGTGCGGTCCGCGACCAGGTCCTCGCACTCGAGGGGCCGGGCCTGGTCTACGTCGCCACGAAGAAGTCCGCCAACACGCTGGCGGCGGAGCTGCAGGAGCGGGGTGCCCGTGCCGACGTCTACCATGCCGGCCGGGTCAAGAAGGAGCGCCAGGCGGTGCACGAGGGGTTCCTCGACGGTTCGATCGACGTGGTCGTCGCCACCGCCGCGTTCGGCATGGGCATCGACAAGCCCGACGTGCGCTTCGTCCTCCACGCGGACATCTCGGATTCACTCGACAGCTACTACCAGGAGATCGGCCGGGGAGGCCGTGACGGGCTGCCGGCCAAGGCCGTCCTGCACTACCGTCCGGAGGATCTGTCCCTGCGGCGGTTCTTCGCCGCGAAATCCGTCAACCGCACGCAGCTGAGGGATCTGTTCGCCCTCCTGGCGTCGCAGGGCAAGCCCGTCAAGGCGAAGAAGCTGAAGGAGCTGTCCGGTCTCTCGCCGCGGAAGCTGGCGGGGCTCCTCAACCTGCTGGAGGCGGCGGGTGCCGTCGACGACGGCGTGAAGGGATACCGGGCCGGCCGGATGCCGGCCGCGGAGGCCGTGCAGGCCGCGGTGGAGCAGGCGGAGAACCGTGAGCGGATCGACCGGTCACGGGTCGAGATGGCCCGCCGCTATGCGGAGACGAAGGGCTGCCGGCGTCAGTTCCTGCTCTCGTACTTCGGGGAGGAGTTGCCCGAGCCCTGCGGCAACTGCGATGCCTGCGCCCGGCAGGAGTCTACCGGAGGCTCCCCGGGGCCGTCCGCGCAGGCGCCGTCGGAGGTGGACCAGCCCTTCGGCGTGGACACGGCGGTGGAGCACCCCGACTGGGGACGCGGGACCGTTATGGGGTACGAGGAAGGCATCATCACGGTGCTGTTCGACACCGTGGGGTACAAGACGCTCTCGACGGAGCTCGTCGAGGAGAAGGAGCTGCTCACAGCCGTGCCGTCCGCCGGATGA
- a CDS encoding class I SAM-dependent methyltransferase, whose product MGRVSPFSLDLLRRHPDVEAPELVAVDAADRLLLDTASERLQAGGGIATINDAYGALTLGAAHLSGAAVRAFQDGVVHERALALNAAAQALEGAYRSCRLDAELLDGVSTVLLRLPRSLDELDEIAWSIARYANPDVQVLAAGRVKHMSLSMNAVLGRSFADVSAGLARQKSRVLVASGPRPVDGSAFPRSARYDVGLAAPLELRAYGATFGGAALDPGTALLLPHLRGLAGAPAGTGGPAEIVDLGCGNGAISAFLALADPRLRIHATDQSASAAASTLATAAANGVADRVRVTRDDALSSVPDASAGVIVLNPPFHIGSTVHAGIAHRLFGACARVLAPGGELWTVWNSHLRYRPVLERVIGPTRQLDRSPRFTVTVSTRR is encoded by the coding sequence ATGGGCAGGGTGAGCCCGTTCAGTCTCGACCTCCTGCGCCGCCATCCCGATGTCGAGGCACCGGAGCTGGTGGCCGTCGACGCCGCCGACCGGCTGCTCCTCGACACCGCCTCGGAGCGGCTCCAGGCCGGGGGCGGTATCGCGACCATCAACGACGCCTACGGGGCCCTCACGCTCGGCGCCGCGCACCTGTCCGGCGCCGCCGTCCGTGCCTTCCAGGACGGCGTGGTGCACGAGCGGGCCCTCGCCCTGAACGCCGCCGCCCAGGCCCTGGAGGGGGCGTACCGGTCCTGCCGGCTCGACGCCGAGCTGCTCGACGGCGTCTCCACGGTCCTGCTGCGGCTGCCGCGCTCCCTCGACGAACTGGACGAGATCGCCTGGTCCATCGCACGGTACGCGAACCCCGATGTCCAGGTCCTCGCCGCAGGTCGGGTCAAGCACATGTCATTGTCGATGAACGCGGTGCTCGGCCGGTCCTTCGCGGACGTCTCCGCGGGGCTCGCACGCCAGAAGTCCCGCGTCCTCGTCGCGTCGGGCCCGCGTCCCGTCGACGGGTCCGCCTTCCCGCGGAGCGCCCGGTACGACGTCGGACTCGCCGCACCGCTCGAGCTGCGCGCCTACGGGGCGACCTTCGGGGGCGCCGCCCTCGATCCGGGGACTGCGCTGCTGCTCCCCCACCTCCGGGGGCTCGCCGGCGCTCCCGCGGGCACGGGCGGGCCGGCGGAGATCGTCGACCTGGGCTGCGGGAACGGCGCCATCTCCGCCTTCCTCGCCCTGGCCGATCCCCGGCTGAGGATCCACGCCACGGACCAGTCGGCGTCGGCGGCGGCGTCCACCCTCGCGACGGCGGCGGCCAACGGCGTCGCGGACCGCGTCAGGGTGACCCGGGACGACGCCCTGTCCTCGGTGCCCGACGCGTCGGCGGGCGTGATCGTGCTCAATCCGCCGTTCCACATCGGCAGCACCGTCCATGCCGGCATAGCGCACCGGCTGTTCGGCGCCTGCGCCCGCGTGCTGGCCCCGGGAGGTGAGCTCTGGACCGTCTGGAACAGCCACCTCCGCTACCGGCCCGTCCTGGAACGGGTCATCGGCCCCACACGGCAGCTCGACCGCTCCCCCCGCTTCACGGTCACGGTGTCGACGCGCAGGTGA
- the polA gene encoding DNA polymerase I, with product MAFRAFYALPAENFSTDTGQHTNAVYGFTAMLINLIKDQKPSHVAVAFDLDTPTFRSEEYTEYKGGRNTTPEEFHGQVDLIIKVMEAMRIPTISLDGYEADDILATLAYQAASADWDVQVVSGDRDAFQLVNDRVTVLYPKQGVTNIPQMDAQAIEEKYFVPPHQYSDLAALVGESADNLPGVPGVGPKTAAKWIKQYGGLEGILENLDKIGGKVGDSLRANIDDVKRNRRLNRLLTDLELPVDLDAMVSQHPDRPAVEDLFDALQFNTLRKRLFDLFGEEETEDEGDEQSAPAHVLLEDAAALTEWFRSTNQASASVALATETTAGTTDVVGIAVVTGLHAAFIPLEPLDADAEKVLGDWLAATDAPKIVHDFKAVFKLLSARGLHLAGEVDDTAISGYLIQPDRRSYELADLAQYHLRLSITASANDSSGQQALDLGGNDVASPAVVAAYAALRLSEHFSGQLVEKGANQLLGGLELPLAEVLARMELTGVAVSVDGLDRLLDDFSKTISAAGSEAFRIIGKEINLGSPKQLQTVLFDELELPRTKKIKTGYSTDADALTDLIAKTGHPFLEQLLAYRDATKLRQTVEGLRKAVGDDGRIHTTYLQTVAATGRLSSTNPNLQNIPVRSDEGRRIREVFVVGQGRSGERFESLMTADYSQIEMRIMAHLSGDEGLISAFQEGEDLHRFVGSHIFGVAPEEVTSAMRSKVKAMSYGLVYGLSSFGLSKQLNISVDEARTLMRDYFERFGAVRDYLRGIVEQARKDGFTSTIEGRRRYLPDLSSDNRQLREMAERAALNAPIQGSAADIIKKAMLGVDDALTTRGLSSRMLLQVHDELVLEIAEGEAEEVEALVREQMGSAADLTVPLDVSVGTGASWHDAAH from the coding sequence ATGGCGTTCCGGGCCTTCTACGCCCTGCCGGCCGAGAACTTCTCGACCGACACCGGCCAGCACACCAACGCCGTGTACGGCTTCACGGCGATGCTCATCAACCTCATCAAGGACCAGAAGCCGAGCCACGTCGCCGTGGCGTTCGACCTCGACACCCCGACGTTCCGCTCCGAGGAGTACACCGAGTACAAGGGCGGCCGGAACACGACGCCCGAGGAGTTCCACGGCCAGGTGGACCTGATCATCAAGGTCATGGAGGCGATGCGCATCCCCACCATCTCCCTCGACGGCTACGAGGCCGACGACATCCTGGCGACCCTGGCCTACCAGGCGGCCTCGGCCGACTGGGACGTGCAGGTGGTCAGCGGTGACCGCGACGCCTTCCAGCTCGTCAACGACCGGGTGACGGTGCTCTACCCCAAGCAGGGCGTGACCAACATCCCGCAGATGGACGCGCAGGCCATCGAGGAGAAGTACTTCGTGCCGCCCCACCAGTACTCGGACCTCGCCGCGCTGGTGGGTGAGAGTGCCGACAACCTGCCCGGCGTCCCCGGCGTCGGCCCGAAGACCGCCGCCAAATGGATCAAGCAGTACGGCGGCCTCGAGGGCATCCTCGAGAACCTCGACAAGATCGGCGGCAAGGTCGGCGACTCGCTCCGCGCCAACATCGACGACGTGAAGCGGAACCGGCGCCTGAACCGCCTCCTCACCGACCTCGAGCTGCCCGTCGACCTCGACGCGATGGTCTCCCAGCACCCGGACCGCCCGGCCGTCGAGGATCTCTTCGACGCGCTGCAGTTCAACACCCTCCGCAAGCGCCTGTTCGACCTCTTCGGCGAGGAGGAGACCGAGGACGAGGGCGACGAGCAGAGCGCGCCCGCGCACGTGCTGCTCGAGGACGCCGCGGCGCTCACCGAATGGTTCCGGTCGACCAACCAGGCCTCCGCCTCCGTGGCGCTGGCGACCGAGACGACGGCAGGCACCACCGACGTGGTCGGCATCGCCGTCGTCACCGGCCTGCACGCCGCCTTCATCCCGCTCGAGCCGCTCGACGCGGACGCCGAGAAGGTCCTCGGCGACTGGCTGGCCGCCACGGACGCGCCGAAGATCGTGCACGACTTCAAGGCGGTGTTCAAGCTGCTGTCCGCGCGCGGCCTCCACCTGGCGGGCGAGGTCGACGACACGGCGATCTCGGGCTACCTCATCCAGCCCGACCGCCGCAGCTACGAGCTCGCGGACCTCGCGCAGTACCACCTGCGCCTGTCCATCACCGCGTCGGCGAACGACTCCTCCGGGCAGCAGGCGCTGGATCTCGGCGGGAACGACGTCGCGTCGCCCGCCGTCGTGGCCGCGTACGCCGCCCTGCGCCTCAGCGAGCACTTCTCCGGCCAGCTCGTCGAGAAGGGCGCCAACCAGCTGCTCGGCGGACTCGAACTGCCGCTCGCCGAGGTGCTGGCCCGCATGGAACTCACGGGGGTGGCCGTGTCCGTCGACGGCCTGGACCGGTTGCTCGACGACTTCTCGAAGACCATCAGCGCCGCCGGCTCCGAGGCGTTCCGGATCATCGGCAAGGAGATCAACCTCGGCTCGCCCAAGCAGCTGCAGACCGTCCTGTTCGACGAGCTGGAGCTGCCGCGGACCAAGAAGATCAAGACGGGCTATTCCACCGACGCGGACGCCCTGACCGACCTGATCGCGAAGACGGGCCACCCGTTCCTCGAGCAGCTCCTCGCGTACCGCGACGCCACCAAGCTGCGCCAGACCGTCGAGGGGCTCCGGAAGGCCGTGGGCGACGACGGCCGCATCCACACCACCTACCTGCAGACCGTGGCCGCGACCGGACGCCTGTCCTCGACGAACCCGAACCTGCAGAACATCCCGGTCCGCTCGGACGAGGGGCGGCGTATCCGTGAGGTGTTCGTCGTCGGGCAGGGCCGCAGCGGCGAGAGGTTCGAGAGCCTCATGACGGCCGACTACTCGCAGATCGAGATGCGCATCATGGCGCACCTGTCCGGCGACGAGGGGCTCATCTCCGCCTTCCAGGAGGGCGAGGACCTCCACCGGTTCGTGGGCTCGCACATCTTCGGGGTCGCCCCCGAGGAGGTCACGAGCGCCATGCGTTCGAAGGTGAAGGCGATGTCCTACGGCCTCGTCTACGGCCTGAGCTCGTTCGGGCTCTCCAAGCAGCTGAACATCTCGGTCGACGAAGCCCGAACCCTCATGCGCGACTACTTCGAGCGGTTCGGCGCGGTGCGCGACTACCTGCGCGGCATCGTCGAGCAGGCCCGCAAGGACGGCTTCACCTCCACCATCGAAGGGCGGCGCCGCTACCTGCCGGACCTCTCGAGCGACAACCGTCAGCTCCGGGAGATGGCCGAGCGGGCGGCGCTCAACGCGCCGATCCAGGGATCGGCCGCGGACATCATCAAGAAGGCCATGCTGGGCGTCGACGACGCCCTGACCACGCGCGGGCTGTCCTCCCGCATGCTGCTGCAGGTCCACGACGAACTCGTGCTCGAGATCGCCGAGGGCGAGGCCGAGGAGGTCGAGGCGCTGGTCCGCGAGCAGATGGGCAGCGCCGCCGACCTCACCGTGCCCCTGGACGTCTCGGTCGGCACGGGGGCCAGCTGGCACGACGCGGCGCACTGA
- a CDS encoding GAF and ANTAR domain-containing protein, producing MTSPMEDLTFVFARLKGLLLTESTAGRAVEDLAEAIKKSVPGSLGAGVSLMDDQGRKRSTGYTDDVVAEADALQYELGQGPCLTAWAAESTVQIDDVRTDDRWPLWRDAVSHLPLRSTLSTVLMHDGRSIGALKVYSPIPSAFSPQDRKLLVLLASPAATLLGNVQSDGTTEAASKALRDALGTRDLVSTARGVLMERLGLDADAAMRRMLSQASTTGADLRAVAVSVIDGAAGSR from the coding sequence GTGACTTCACCGATGGAAGACCTGACGTTCGTCTTCGCGCGGCTCAAGGGCCTCCTGCTGACGGAGTCGACCGCTGGGCGCGCGGTGGAGGATCTGGCGGAGGCCATCAAGAAGTCCGTCCCGGGATCGCTCGGAGCGGGTGTCTCCCTCATGGACGACCAGGGCCGGAAGCGCAGTACCGGGTACACGGACGACGTCGTCGCCGAAGCCGATGCGCTGCAGTACGAGCTGGGCCAGGGCCCGTGCCTCACCGCCTGGGCCGCCGAGTCCACCGTGCAGATCGACGACGTCCGGACGGACGATCGATGGCCGCTCTGGCGGGACGCCGTCAGCCACCTCCCGTTGCGCTCGACCCTCAGCACCGTGCTGATGCACGACGGCAGGAGCATCGGTGCGCTCAAGGTCTACTCGCCGATCCCGTCGGCCTTCTCCCCGCAGGACCGCAAGCTGCTCGTGCTCCTCGCGTCCCCGGCGGCGACCCTGCTCGGCAATGTCCAGTCCGACGGCACGACGGAAGCCGCGAGCAAGGCACTGCGGGACGCCCTCGGGACCCGCGACCTGGTCTCCACGGCCCGCGGCGTCCTCATGGAGCGGCTTGGGCTCGACGCGGACGCAGCGATGCGGCGGATGCTGTCCCAGGCGTCGACCACGGGCGCGGACCTGCGGGCCGTCGCCGTCTCCGTGATCGACGGCGCCGCCGGTAGCCGCTGA
- the rpsA gene encoding 30S ribosomal protein S1, translating to MTITTTEKQGAPVVAINDIGTAEDFLAAIDATIKYFNDGDLVEGTVVKVDRDEVLLDIGYKTEGVIPSRELSIKHDVDPGDVVSVGDQVEALVLTKEDKEGRLILSKKRAQYERAWGDIEKVKEEDGVVTGTVIEVVKGGLILDIGLRGFLPASLVEMRRVRDLAPYIGQQIEAKIIELDKNRNNVVLSRRAWLEQTQSEVRSTFLNKLEKGQVRPGVVSSIVNFGAFVDLGGVDGLVHVSELSWKHIDHPSEVVEVGQEVTVEVLEVDLDRERVSLSLKATQEDPWQTFARTHALGQVVPGKVTKLVPFGAFVRVEDGIEGLVHISELAVRHVELAEQVVSVGDELFVKVIDIDLERRRISLSLKQANEGVDADSTEFDPALYGMAAEYDEEGNYKYPEGFDPESNEWLEGYETQRAAWEAQYAEAQARWEAHKKQVVQHASDDAAAANEPVESNATSYSSEPVATDSGSGTLASDEALAALREKLTGA from the coding sequence ATGACCATCACCACCACCGAGAAGCAAGGTGCCCCCGTCGTCGCCATCAACGACATCGGCACCGCTGAGGACTTCCTCGCAGCGATCGACGCCACCATCAAGTACTTCAACGACGGAGATCTCGTCGAGGGTACGGTCGTCAAGGTCGACCGCGACGAGGTCCTGCTCGACATCGGTTACAAGACCGAGGGTGTCATTCCTTCCCGCGAGCTTTCCATCAAGCACGACGTCGATCCCGGGGACGTCGTCTCCGTGGGCGATCAGGTCGAGGCTCTGGTTCTCACCAAGGAAGACAAAGAAGGCCGACTGATCCTCTCCAAGAAGCGCGCTCAGTACGAGCGTGCCTGGGGCGACATCGAGAAGGTCAAGGAAGAGGACGGCGTCGTCACCGGCACCGTCATCGAGGTCGTCAAGGGTGGCCTCATCCTGGACATCGGCCTGCGCGGCTTCCTGCCCGCGTCCCTCGTCGAGATGCGTCGCGTCCGCGACCTGGCTCCGTACATCGGCCAGCAGATCGAAGCGAAGATCATCGAGCTCGACAAGAACCGCAACAACGTCGTGCTGTCGCGTCGTGCGTGGCTCGAGCAGACCCAGTCCGAGGTGCGTTCCACGTTCCTCAACAAGCTCGAGAAGGGCCAGGTCCGTCCGGGCGTCGTCTCCTCGATCGTCAACTTCGGTGCGTTCGTGGACCTCGGCGGCGTCGACGGCCTCGTGCACGTCTCCGAGCTGTCCTGGAAGCACATCGACCACCCCTCCGAGGTCGTCGAGGTCGGTCAGGAAGTCACCGTGGAGGTCCTCGAGGTCGATCTCGACCGCGAGCGTGTCTCCCTCTCGCTGAAGGCCACGCAGGAAGATCCCTGGCAGACCTTCGCCCGTACGCACGCGCTGGGCCAGGTCGTGCCCGGCAAGGTCACGAAGCTCGTCCCCTTCGGCGCGTTCGTCCGCGTCGAAGACGGCATCGAGGGCCTCGTGCACATCTCGGAGCTCGCCGTCCGCCACGTGGAACTGGCCGAGCAGGTCGTCTCCGTGGGTGACGAGCTCTTCGTCAAGGTCATCGACATCGACCTCGAGCGCCGCCGCATCTCCCTCAGCCTCAAGCAGGCCAACGAGGGCGTCGACGCGGACAGCACCGAGTTCGATCCCGCGCTCTACGGCATGGCCGCCGAGTACGACGAAGAGGGCAACTACAAGTACCCCGAGGGCTTCGACCCCGAGTCGAACGAATGGCTCGAGGGCTACGAGACGCAGCGCGCCGCCTGGGAGGCCCAGTACGCCGAGGCACAGGCCCGCTGGGAAGCCCACAAGAAGCAGGTCGTGCAGCACGCGTCCGACGACGCCGCCGCAGCGAACGAGCCGGTCGAGTCCAACGCGACCAGCTACTCCTCCGAGCCCGTCGCCACGGACTCCGGTTCGGGGACGCTCGCTTCCGACGAGGCACTCGCCGCACTGCGCGAGAAGCTGACCGGGGCGTAA